One Streptomyces mobaraensis NBRC 13819 = DSM 40847 DNA segment encodes these proteins:
- a CDS encoding alpha/beta fold hydrolase, which produces MILDHHQAPVRTGRAAVNGTSLHYRTAGSGPAVVLLHGVPKTGYHWRHLVPQLTPHHTVVVPDLRGLGDSARPADGYDSATMSDDIAALMAHLGHDAYSVAGEDWGAVIGYQLAARHRAHVRSLVFAEALFPGFGFEDHAALTHENVSAGMHFWHLGFYFQPDVPEMLIAGHERELITYMIKNERSHPDSATPDAIEEYVRCYSMPGGIRAMLSIYRAMLVDAEQNRLAARNKLDIPVLALGGSAFIGDRNESQMRMFAHRVTGHVFDAGHDLAEEVPDEMAEVMLPFLAEHA; this is translated from the coding sequence ATGATTCTCGACCATCACCAGGCGCCCGTCCGCACCGGCCGCGCCGCCGTCAACGGGACGAGCCTGCACTACCGGACGGCCGGATCCGGCCCGGCGGTCGTGCTGCTGCACGGTGTGCCGAAGACCGGTTACCACTGGCGGCACCTCGTCCCCCAGCTGACGCCGCACCACACCGTCGTCGTGCCCGACCTCCGCGGCCTCGGCGACTCCGCCCGTCCCGCGGACGGCTACGACTCCGCGACCATGAGCGACGACATCGCCGCGCTGATGGCCCACCTCGGGCACGACGCCTACAGCGTGGCCGGGGAGGACTGGGGCGCCGTGATCGGCTACCAGCTGGCCGCCCGGCACCGCGCTCACGTGCGCTCCCTGGTCTTCGCCGAAGCGCTGTTCCCCGGTTTCGGCTTCGAGGACCACGCCGCGCTCACCCACGAGAACGTCTCGGCCGGCATGCACTTCTGGCACCTGGGCTTCTACTTCCAGCCGGACGTGCCCGAGATGCTCATCGCCGGACACGAACGCGAACTGATCACCTACATGATCAAGAACGAGCGCAGCCACCCGGACAGCGCCACCCCGGACGCCATCGAGGAGTACGTGCGCTGCTACTCCATGCCCGGCGGCATCCGCGCCATGCTGTCGATCTACCGGGCGATGCTCGTCGACGCCGAGCAGAACCGGCTGGCGGCCCGGAACAAGCTGGACATCCCCGTGCTGGCCCTCGGCGGTTCGGCCTTCATCGGCGACCGCAACGAGTCCCAGATGCGGATGTTCGCGCACCGGGTCACCGGCCACGTCTTCGACGCCGGGCACGACCTCGCCGAGGAGGTACCCGACGAGATGGCGGAGGTCATGCTGCCCTTCCTGGCCGAGCACGCGTAG
- a CDS encoding aminoglycoside phosphotransferase family protein, producing MPTPPPITVPPKLAEHHEEHNPEHAAEWIAGLPGLAAGFLDRWNLRPDGEPAHGYVALVLPVRREDGTPAALKLQPVDEERAGEPLALRAWSGRGAVRLLEHDPETSTMLLERLDPARSLDGVADAEAALLALTGLLARLHTAPVPDGLRHLGDVVREMLAAVPEALTALDDADERRLLADCAEAVREVADEPGDRLLHWDLHYENVLAPLPGTGTAADRGPWLAIDPVPLVGDPCFDLMPAFDNRWEDLVATGDVERAVRRRFDLMTDVLSLDRGRAARWTLARALQNSLWTVEDGGSRLEEEQTTVARALARYV from the coding sequence GTGCCCACCCCGCCCCCGATCACCGTCCCGCCGAAGCTCGCCGAGCACCACGAGGAGCACAACCCCGAGCACGCCGCCGAGTGGATCGCGGGCCTGCCCGGCCTGGCGGCCGGCTTCCTCGACCGCTGGAACCTGCGGCCCGACGGGGAGCCGGCCCACGGCTACGTGGCGCTCGTCCTGCCCGTACGCCGGGAGGACGGCACCCCGGCGGCGCTCAAGCTCCAGCCCGTCGACGAGGAACGGGCCGGCGAGCCGCTCGCGCTGCGCGCCTGGTCCGGCCGGGGCGCGGTCCGGCTCCTCGAACACGACCCCGAGACGAGCACCATGCTGCTCGAACGCCTCGACCCCGCACGGTCGTTGGACGGCGTCGCGGACGCGGAAGCCGCGCTGCTCGCCCTCACCGGACTGCTGGCGCGGCTGCACACCGCTCCCGTGCCGGACGGCCTGCGGCACCTCGGCGACGTGGTCCGGGAGATGCTCGCCGCCGTACCGGAGGCCCTGACGGCCCTGGACGACGCGGACGAGCGCCGTCTTCTCGCCGACTGCGCCGAGGCCGTCCGTGAGGTGGCCGACGAGCCCGGCGACCGCCTGCTGCACTGGGACCTGCACTACGAGAACGTGCTCGCGCCGCTCCCCGGCACCGGCACCGCCGCCGACCGCGGGCCGTGGCTGGCCATCGACCCCGTGCCGCTCGTCGGCGACCCCTGCTTCGACCTGATGCCCGCGTTCGACAACCGCTGGGAGGACCTGGTCGCCACCGGGGACGTGGAACGGGCCGTACGCCGGCGCTTCGACCTGATGACGGACGTACTGAGCCTGGACCGGGGACGGGCGGCCCGCTGGACGCTGGCCCGCGCGCTCCAGAACTCGCTGTGGACCGTCGAGGACGGGGGTTCGCGGCTGGAGGAGGAACAGACGACTGTGGCACGGGCCTTGGCACGGTACGTGTGA
- a CDS encoding TetR/AcrR family transcriptional regulator — MARTREFDTEAAVGRAMELFWTRGYEATSVRDLTRHLGIGQGSLYAAFGDKDGLYRAALEHYRSTFAAAALSGLEEGADARSAIRALLVERIRIAVEHGGRGCLLVNAVTERLPEDRPTRRVVRDVLAANQEALADLLRAAAERGEISARHDAYTLAGFLVTFLNGLLVSSKITPDVRALEPLVEVALTTLD; from the coding sequence ATGGCGAGGACCCGGGAGTTCGACACCGAGGCGGCGGTGGGCCGCGCGATGGAGCTGTTCTGGACGCGCGGGTACGAGGCGACCTCGGTGCGCGACCTCACCCGGCACCTCGGGATCGGCCAGGGGTCCCTGTACGCGGCGTTCGGCGACAAGGACGGCCTGTACCGGGCCGCGTTGGAGCACTACCGCAGCACTTTCGCGGCGGCCGCCCTGAGCGGTCTCGAAGAGGGCGCGGACGCCCGCTCGGCGATCCGCGCGCTGCTGGTCGAGCGGATCCGGATCGCCGTCGAACACGGCGGTCGGGGCTGTCTGTTGGTCAACGCCGTCACCGAGCGCCTGCCCGAGGACCGGCCGACCCGCCGCGTCGTACGGGATGTGCTCGCCGCCAACCAGGAGGCGCTCGCCGACCTGCTGCGGGCGGCCGCCGAGCGCGGCGAGATCTCGGCGCGGCACGACGCGTACACCCTGGCCGGCTTCCTCGTCACGTTCCTCAACGGACTCCTCGTCTCCTCGAAGATCACTCCGGATGTCCGCGCCCTGGAACCTCTCGTGGAGGTCGCGCTGACCACGCTCGACTGA